In the genome of Ignavibacteriales bacterium, one region contains:
- a CDS encoding response regulator, which produces MSKLLLIFLLIAMQSGVELYGQNSHAKFKRINIEDGLSQNQIFCIYKDKLGLLWFGTQDGLNLYDGYKFKVFRHQPGNVNSLPDYAVNTICETDTGIFWIGTREGMSRFDLRTETFLHFRHNPDSSNSLVDNIVWQILPDEKGNLWIATRNGLSRYNPLKNKFSNFKHQKTGNISLSNNFVFSLARDSQNNIWIGGRGGLDKYDPVTNRIFNYKIDPENPDNIVANGIVSLHLQEKILWVGSYSGFYSVDTEQENISFRKHLSQESHLTVRSIFSGSDGTVWAGSIEDGLIRYNPSTVKQITYKASRNPESISEQYITSLLMDDDYVLWIGTYTTGINKYNISSEKIRTIEFNQSINDEYPEVSAVLEDKNKTLWIGTGSGRIFKVTDQFSSDYKIHQQIATQDLISYFGGVEVRSMIQAKDGTIWAGTFGDGIYLFRDDGTKSSHINFDPQNKNSIPNNFIHSIFESEDGHIWIGTGAGGLCEYNPEAKKFILYKNIPNDSTSLSSNEIAAICEDGYGSIWAGSTTGGLNRLNRQTGRFERFTHDVTNLNSLTSNRVICLYVDSKAQTWIGTFGGGLNLWKPETKSFTHFTTMHGLPSNIINSIVEDTDGNLWISTDKGISKFIVSENLFKNYDVNDGLQGNEFIQNAGYASKITGMLYFGGKNGLNIIDPKNLNTKTKPANIVLTDFRIFNKSIAPGVESELKENVYYTKEITLSHDQNFFTFEFASLDFSNPEKNLYAYKMEGFNRDWVQAGNQRFATYTNLDPGEYTFYVKATNSSGVWNEAGLSVKIILLPPWWQTWWAYLLYGVFFITILYSFRQYEMKRVRLRNELRLKDFEANKLQEVDQLKSHFFANISHEFRTPLTLILGLIQNFEQRLVNKNDINDLGVMKRNAYRLLQLINQLLELSKIEAGKSKLTASEKDIVSFVKRVFVSFASLAEQKKIKLSFNNSPINSASTDVINLFFDQDKMEKIISNLISNAVKYTPEGNEIEIKVTSLNNSALISVLNTGITISKADLSHLFERYYKVHKAEEGLFEGTGIGLALVKELVEMHKGTISVSSEYDITEFKLSFPMGRNHLSNNDISDEKIIENINEQFSSIEKSAINTNIEEVSDKLKTDRDVILVVEDHSDLRKYIKDNLSSSFKVIESIDGKDGLDKALEFIPDLIISDVMMPKMDGFQLCKKIKTNDKTNHIPLILLTAKAAMEDKLGGLELGADDYLIKPFNPEELRLRVKNLITTREQLRTKFTSEMILKPAEVIVPSSQVQFIERLKSIIEINMEDESFSVDKLASEIGMSRSQLHRKLKAVTNQSTTEFIRNFRLQRAAQFILQDAGSMAEIAYKVGFNSQAYFNKSFHELFGCSPSEYRSRQNEQHNNLS; this is translated from the coding sequence ATGAGCAAACTGCTGCTGATCTTTTTGTTGATTGCAATGCAATCAGGCGTTGAATTATATGGTCAGAACAGCCATGCAAAGTTTAAAAGAATTAATATTGAAGATGGTCTTTCACAAAACCAGATATTCTGTATTTACAAGGATAAACTCGGGCTGTTATGGTTCGGAACCCAGGATGGATTGAATCTCTATGATGGTTATAAATTTAAAGTATTTAGGCATCAACCCGGTAATGTGAATAGTCTTCCCGACTATGCCGTAAACACAATTTGCGAAACTGATACAGGAATTTTCTGGATTGGCACGAGGGAAGGTATGAGCCGGTTCGATCTAAGGACTGAAACTTTTCTGCATTTCAGACATAACCCCGACTCCTCAAATTCACTGGTTGATAATATTGTCTGGCAAATTCTTCCTGATGAAAAAGGAAATCTTTGGATTGCCACACGGAATGGACTAAGCAGATATAATCCTTTGAAAAATAAATTTTCAAATTTTAAACACCAGAAAACAGGAAATATTTCTTTAAGCAATAATTTTGTTTTCAGCCTGGCGAGAGACAGTCAAAACAATATCTGGATTGGCGGAAGAGGCGGACTGGATAAATATGATCCTGTTACTAACAGAATCTTTAACTACAAGATAGATCCAGAAAATCCGGATAACATTGTCGCTAACGGAATTGTGTCATTGCACTTGCAGGAAAAGATTCTTTGGGTTGGTTCTTATTCAGGATTTTACTCTGTTGATACCGAACAGGAAAATATTTCATTCAGAAAACATCTTTCACAGGAAAGTCATCTTACAGTCAGAAGTATTTTTTCAGGAAGCGACGGTACTGTATGGGCAGGTTCAATTGAGGATGGATTGATTCGCTATAACCCTTCAACAGTAAAGCAAATAACTTATAAAGCATCCCGTAATCCCGAAAGCATCAGCGAACAATACATCACTTCCCTCTTAATGGATGATGACTACGTATTATGGATCGGGACTTATACAACGGGAATAAACAAATACAATATTTCTTCAGAGAAGATCAGGACAATTGAATTCAATCAAAGTATAAATGATGAATACCCTGAAGTTTCCGCAGTGCTAGAAGATAAAAACAAAACGTTATGGATTGGTACAGGCAGCGGAAGAATTTTTAAAGTAACAGATCAGTTCAGCAGTGATTATAAGATTCATCAGCAAATTGCCACGCAAGACCTGATATCATACTTCGGCGGAGTCGAAGTAAGATCCATGATCCAGGCAAAAGATGGAACAATATGGGCTGGTACATTTGGCGATGGCATATATCTGTTTCGCGATGATGGGACAAAGAGTTCGCATATTAATTTTGATCCGCAGAATAAAAATTCAATCCCCAATAATTTTATTCACTCAATTTTTGAATCCGAGGATGGTCATATCTGGATCGGAACAGGTGCCGGTGGTTTATGTGAATATAATCCTGAAGCGAAAAAATTTATTCTTTACAAAAACATACCAAATGATTCAACCTCTCTTTCCAGTAATGAAATAGCGGCAATATGTGAAGATGGATATGGCAGCATCTGGGCGGGTTCAACAACGGGTGGTTTAAATCGGCTTAACAGGCAAACCGGAAGATTTGAAAGATTCACACATGACGTTACAAATTTAAACTCACTTACTTCAAACAGAGTTATTTGTTTGTATGTCGATAGCAAAGCACAAACATGGATAGGCACCTTCGGAGGCGGATTAAATTTATGGAAACCGGAGACAAAATCTTTTACGCACTTCACGACAATGCATGGTCTTCCAAGTAATATAATTAACTCAATTGTAGAGGATACAGACGGCAATTTATGGATCAGTACGGACAAAGGGATTTCTAAATTTATTGTATCAGAAAATCTATTCAAGAATTACGATGTGAATGATGGACTGCAGGGAAATGAATTTATACAAAATGCCGGTTATGCAAGTAAAATTACCGGTATGCTTTATTTCGGAGGCAAAAACGGATTAAACATTATCGACCCAAAAAATCTTAACACAAAAACAAAACCCGCGAATATTGTACTGACTGATTTCAGAATATTTAATAAATCAATTGCGCCGGGCGTGGAATCAGAGCTTAAAGAAAATGTTTACTACACAAAAGAAATAACTTTATCTCACGATCAGAATTTTTTCACATTTGAATTTGCATCACTTGATTTCAGCAATCCTGAAAAAAATCTTTATGCATATAAGATGGAAGGGTTTAACAGGGATTGGGTGCAGGCAGGAAATCAGAGGTTTGCTACATATACTAATCTGGATCCGGGTGAATATACTTTTTATGTTAAAGCTACTAACAGCAGCGGCGTGTGGAATGAAGCAGGGCTTTCTGTAAAAATTATTTTACTGCCTCCCTGGTGGCAAACGTGGTGGGCTTATTTACTATACGGTGTATTTTTCATAACCATATTGTATTCATTCAGGCAGTATGAAATGAAACGCGTCCGGTTAAGGAATGAACTCAGGCTGAAAGATTTTGAAGCGAACAAACTTCAGGAAGTTGATCAGCTTAAGTCACACTTCTTCGCAAATATATCTCATGAGTTCCGAACCCCTTTGACTCTGATCCTTGGACTGATTCAAAATTTTGAACAGCGATTAGTAAACAAGAATGACATCAATGACCTTGGTGTAATGAAGCGGAATGCTTACAGGCTTCTTCAATTAATAAACCAGTTGCTTGAGTTATCAAAAATTGAAGCAGGAAAATCTAAACTCACAGCATCTGAAAAAGATATTGTAAGTTTTGTGAAAAGAGTGTTTGTATCATTTGCCTCTTTAGCCGAACAGAAAAAAATAAAATTATCTTTTAACAACTCACCCATTAACAGTGCTTCGACAGATGTTATTAATCTTTTCTTTGATCAGGATAAGATGGAAAAAATTATATCCAACCTGATTTCAAATGCAGTTAAATACACACCGGAAGGAAATGAAATTGAAATCAAAGTAACATCACTGAACAATTCGGCTTTAATAAGTGTATTGAATACCGGTATAACAATATCGAAAGCTGATCTTAGCCATTTGTTTGAGCGATACTACAAAGTGCATAAAGCAGAAGAAGGTTTGTTTGAAGGGACAGGTATAGGGTTGGCTTTAGTAAAAGAGCTTGTCGAGATGCACAAAGGGACAATCAGTGTTTCCAGTGAATATGATATCACAGAGTTTAAACTATCATTCCCAATGGGAAGAAATCACCTAAGTAATAATGATATTTCAGACGAAAAGATTATTGAAAATATTAATGAGCAATTCTCTTCAATAGAAAAATCTGCGATTAATACTAACATCGAAGAAGTGTCTGATAAACTAAAAACTGACCGTGACGTTATACTTGTGGTTGAAGATCATTCCGACCTGAGAAAATATATTAAGGATAATCTTTCATCATCATTTAAAGTCATAGAAAGCATAGATGGCAAAGATGGACTTGATAAAGCATTAGAGTTTATTCCTGATCTTATCATTTCTGACGTGATGATGCCGAAAATGGATGGCTTCCAGTTATGCAAAAAAATCAAAACTAATGACAAGACAAATCACATACCTCTGATATTACTGACTGCAAAAGCCGCAATGGAAGATAAACTTGGCGGGTTGGAACTCGGCGCAGATGATTACCTGATTAAACCATTTAACCCGGAAGAACTCAGGTTAAGAGTTAAGAATCTGATCACGACAAGAGAACAATTAAGAACTAAATTTACTTCTGAGATGATCCTGAAACCTGCCGAAGTAATTGTACCTTCATCACAGGTTCAGTTTATTGAGAGATTAAAATCTATAATCGAAATAAATATGGAAGATGAATCTTTCAGTGTCGATAAATTAGCTTCAGAAATTGGGATGAGCCGATCACAGCTTCATAGGAAATTAAAAGCTGTAACAAACCAATCAACAACAGAATTTATAAGAAATTTCAGATTACAAAGAGCGGCGCAATTCATTTTACAGGATGCAGGTTCAATGGCTGAAATTGCTTACAAGGTCGGATTCAACAGCCAGGCATATTTTAATAAATCTTTTCACGAACTATTCGGATGCTCACCCTCTGAGTATAGAAGCAGACAAAATGAACAACATAACAACCTTAGCTGA
- a CDS encoding isoprenylcysteine carboxylmethyltransferase family protein encodes MKRHLVFLYGVVSYFIFFGVFCYLPGFLGNFLVPKSIDSAASVPFAEALLINSGLLALFAVQHSVMARKGFKQMITKLIPNAAERSTYVLFSSIAVILLYWLWQPMGVTIWNVQDPVFAVVLNGLMLFGGLMVLVTTFLINHFDLFGLRQVWFYWRKQEYKPLGFVTPGPYKLVRHPLYLGWLIMFWSTPVMTIAHLVFAIATTSYILVAIILEEKDLLKEHGKKYENYRKSVPMLFPVGKKTKTTSPAFGEVE; translated from the coding sequence ATGAAACGCCATCTCGTTTTTCTCTATGGAGTAGTCAGTTACTTCATTTTCTTTGGAGTCTTTTGCTATCTGCCGGGATTCCTTGGAAATTTTTTAGTTCCCAAATCAATTGATTCTGCTGCGTCAGTTCCTTTTGCAGAAGCACTATTAATTAATTCGGGATTACTTGCACTCTTTGCTGTTCAGCATAGTGTTATGGCAAGAAAAGGTTTCAAACAAATGATAACTAAGTTAATCCCAAATGCAGCAGAGCGCAGTACTTATGTGCTGTTCTCAAGCATCGCTGTTATTTTATTGTACTGGTTATGGCAGCCGATGGGAGTAACTATCTGGAATGTTCAGGATCCCGTGTTTGCTGTAGTACTTAACGGTCTGATGCTGTTTGGCGGACTAATGGTATTGGTAACAACTTTTCTAATCAATCACTTTGATCTGTTTGGATTAAGACAGGTTTGGTTTTACTGGAGAAAGCAGGAATACAAACCATTGGGATTTGTTACACCCGGTCCCTACAAACTTGTTCGTCATCCTCTCTATCTCGGTTGGCTGATTATGTTCTGGTCAACACCTGTTATGACAATTGCTCACCTTGTGTTTGCCATTGCAACAACTTCATATATTCTTGTAGCTATAATCCTTGAAGAAAAAGACCTGCTTAAAGAACATGGAAAAAAATATGAGAACTACAGAAAGTCCGTCCCGATGTTATTTCCTGTCGGGAAAAAAACTAAAACAACCTCACCGGCATTTGGTGAAGTTGAATAA
- a CDS encoding aspartate aminotransferase family protein — protein sequence MNNNPYPDSEDERDDQLASLLGLTKEFSLEYLTGLNERNVYPDQEALNNLEKFNEPLQEDPIDPAQTIEMLHKLGSPATTANAGRRYYGFVIGGSQPAALAANWLAGAWDQNAGLNVTSPVSARLEDIAAKWLVRILPVASESAVGFTTGVTMANFCGLAAARHYVLKKHGWDVQEFGLNGAPQIKVVVSQDAHGSLMKAISLLGLGRGRVIKVPVDDQGKIIAEKFPDVDANTIVCLQAGNVNTGSFDPADKIIPVAKSKGAWIHVDGAFGLWAGASKSYSHLTNGYELADSWATDAHKWLNVPYDSGLVFCKRSDDLRAAMSVSGDYLDQTGGRIPYQFTPELSRKARGVEIWAALKTLGISGIDNLITRTCDFAKLFSDILLSNGIKILNDVVLNQVLVSFGSDEITSKVMKLIQSDGTCYCSGTNWNGKSAMRISISSWATTQKDIEQSADAIIRIFNSVKS from the coding sequence ATGAATAATAATCCATATCCTGATTCAGAAGATGAAAGAGATGATCAGCTTGCAAGCCTGCTCGGTTTAACAAAAGAATTCAGTTTGGAATATTTGACTGGACTCAATGAAAGAAATGTTTATCCTGACCAGGAAGCTTTAAACAATCTTGAAAAGTTCAATGAGCCTTTACAGGAAGACCCGATAGATCCTGCACAAACAATAGAGATGCTTCACAAACTCGGATCGCCGGCAACAACTGCAAATGCCGGAAGAAGATATTACGGATTTGTAATAGGTGGAAGTCAACCGGCAGCATTAGCCGCAAACTGGCTTGCCGGTGCATGGGATCAAAATGCAGGTCTTAATGTAACATCACCGGTTAGTGCCAGACTGGAAGATATTGCTGCAAAATGGTTGGTAAGGATTTTACCTGTTGCAAGTGAATCAGCCGTTGGTTTTACGACCGGAGTGACAATGGCAAACTTCTGCGGACTTGCCGCAGCCCGTCATTATGTACTAAAGAAACATGGATGGGATGTACAGGAATTCGGATTGAATGGTGCCCCGCAGATAAAAGTTGTAGTCAGCCAGGACGCACACGGCAGTCTGATGAAAGCAATAAGTCTGCTTGGACTTGGAAGAGGAAGAGTAATTAAAGTTCCCGTTGATGACCAGGGAAAAATCATAGCAGAAAAATTTCCTGATGTTGATGCAAATACAATTGTTTGCCTGCAAGCCGGTAACGTCAATACAGGTTCATTCGATCCTGCAGACAAGATAATCCCTGTTGCAAAATCTAAAGGAGCGTGGATACACGTTGACGGAGCTTTTGGTTTATGGGCGGGTGCATCAAAGTCTTATTCTCATTTAACCAACGGGTATGAACTTGCTGATTCATGGGCAACAGATGCACACAAATGGCTTAACGTGCCTTATGATTCAGGACTCGTTTTCTGCAAGCGTTCAGATGATCTGAGAGCAGCGATGTCAGTTTCAGGAGATTATTTAGATCAAACGGGTGGAAGAATCCCTTATCAATTCACTCCTGAACTTTCACGTAAAGCCCGCGGAGTAGAGATATGGGCAGCACTAAAAACTCTTGGTATTAGCGGGATTGATAATCTTATTACCAGAACATGCGACTTCGCAAAATTATTCAGTGATATCTTGCTTTCGAATGGAATTAAAATACTTAATGATGTTGTATTGAACCAGGTACTTGTATCTTTTGGAAGTGATGAAATTACAAGTAAGGTAATGAAATTAATTCAAAGTGACGGCACCTGTTATTGCAGCGGCACTAACTGGAATGGAAAGTCTGCAATGAGAATAAGTATTTCATCATGGGCTACAACCCAAAAGGATATTGAGCAGAGCGCTGATGCTATTATCAGAATATTCAATTCAGTTAAGTCATAA
- a CDS encoding SpoIIE family protein phosphatase: protein MLLSEYSIQLSHNLKMKRIINPVSDSIRSIESIKMNPFTLSFDSTEMNKTFANYQSCKSLKLFRLSMLLAIVLYVVFGYLRDNFITSSETEFRIIQICGIIYFTAATLISFTKFFIKNYQPVLLVLMLGGGLNVMLFSIYGGHSLYVGIILSVMYAHSLLRMRFIFASIATWVIAISYEIILFNFISLPAAEVFTSSFYVLSANLLGMFASYGIEYYMRTVFLKSSLLEEKSKELEKEYLRKTNELESARRLQLSMLPQTIPQHPELDIAVMMSTASEIGGDYYDFHLSDDGVLTFAIGDATGHGAQAGAMVTAIKSLFSNYSMCMDPAEFLRKANHFLRQINLPKLYMSLAVGKIKDGALHLSAVGLPPLLHYCSETKRIKKIPMKGLPLGSVGEIRVLKHEIRLAPNDTILLMTDGLPEHFNSKREMFGYERIYRMMESSSYKHVDDFMKEFKYRIKKWNESDQHDDITMILIKKKSSIVKFNADTSSGKTQQASGHFPEINFEPDAVVI, encoded by the coding sequence ATGCTATTATCAGAATATTCAATTCAGTTAAGTCATAACCTGAAAATGAAAAGAATAATTAATCCTGTATCAGATTCAATCAGATCTATCGAATCAATTAAGATGAATCCATTTACATTATCATTCGATTCGACAGAGATGAATAAGACTTTTGCGAATTACCAGTCATGCAAATCACTAAAACTTTTTCGACTAAGTATGCTGCTTGCAATTGTTCTTTATGTTGTATTCGGATATCTGCGCGATAACTTTATTACTTCTTCTGAAACAGAGTTCCGTATCATACAAATTTGCGGTATAATTTATTTTACTGCCGCGACGCTTATCAGCTTTACAAAATTTTTTATTAAAAATTATCAGCCTGTTCTGCTGGTACTGATGCTTGGCGGCGGATTAAATGTGATGCTATTCTCAATTTATGGCGGGCATTCTCTTTATGTGGGAATTATTCTTTCAGTGATGTACGCGCACAGTCTTCTGCGAATGAGATTTATATTTGCCTCAATTGCAACATGGGTTATCGCAATCAGCTATGAAATAATACTATTTAATTTTATTTCTCTGCCAGCAGCCGAAGTTTTCACAAGTTCATTTTATGTGTTATCTGCTAACCTGCTTGGAATGTTTGCAAGTTATGGCATTGAGTATTATATGAGAACAGTATTTTTAAAGTCCAGCCTGCTTGAAGAAAAATCAAAAGAACTGGAAAAGGAGTACCTAAGAAAAACTAATGAACTTGAATCTGCCAGACGATTACAATTATCTATGCTTCCTCAAACAATACCACAGCATCCGGAACTTGATATTGCGGTAATGATGAGTACTGCTTCTGAGATAGGCGGAGATTATTATGATTTTCATTTAAGTGATGACGGCGTACTTACTTTTGCAATCGGTGATGCAACCGGGCACGGTGCGCAGGCAGGTGCAATGGTAACAGCAATTAAATCATTATTCTCTAACTACTCGATGTGCATGGATCCTGCAGAGTTTTTAAGGAAAGCAAATCATTTTTTAAGGCAGATAAATTTACCTAAACTTTATATGTCACTAGCAGTCGGGAAAATAAAAGATGGCGCTCTCCATCTTTCAGCAGTCGGTCTTCCACCATTGCTACACTATTGTTCTGAAACAAAACGCATAAAAAAAATTCCAATGAAAGGTCTGCCGCTTGGCAGTGTTGGCGAGATACGGGTGCTGAAACACGAAATAAGATTAGCACCAAATGATACAATTTTACTTATGACTGACGGTTTGCCTGAACATTTCAATTCGAAGCGTGAAATGTTTGGGTATGAAAGAATATATCGAATGATGGAATCATCAAGCTATAAACACGTTGATGATTTTATGAAAGAATTTAAATACAGAATTAAAAAATGGAATGAATCCGATCAGCATGACGACATTACAATGATACTGATTAAGAAAAAAAGTTCGATAGTGAAGTTTAACGCTGATACTTCTTCGGGAAAAACTCAGCAAGCCTCCGGTCATTTTCCAGAAATAAATTTTGAACCTGATGCTGTTGTGATATAA